A window of Chryseobacterium shandongense genomic DNA:
ATTATGCCGCTGTTCTGTCAGCAGTTAGGTGTTTTTTCGGAGAAAGACAATTGCGAAATCAATGACAATTTTTTACAATTCCTCAAAAGAAATTATAAAGTCTTTTTATATTCTTTTAATCACCATAATTCATTTTCGGAAAATTTAGAGAAAAAAAAGAACTATACGATTCCGGTTTCAGATTATATACTGTTACGAAGAAAGAAATATTTTAAAGGAAGAAAATCAACTGCAAAATGCGCCCAGCATCTTATCTATAAAGAAATTGAATTAAATCAGGAGCATCTTTCTTTTATCGAAAAAAACTTTAAAGGTCTTAAAAAAGAAACCGATATTAAGAAATTTAAAGATTATCTGTATTTTCTTAATAATAATCATTCACTCAAATTATCTGCAGCTTATCTGGAAGAAAGGTTGATTAATGTAGCCGTACTGGTTAACGAGAGTACACAGCTGTCTTTATTAGGATTAATCAACGACGAATCATATAAAGCCGAGAATGGACCTTCATTTTTAATTGATAAAATTCTTGACAAATATATTCATCAGAAAGAGTTTAATTTTATGGGAAGCAATATCAGAGGAATTGAAATTTTTTTCAAAAGCTTTGGTGGGGAACTTCAGGAATATCCTTACCTGCAAAGTAGAATTTTAAAAAAACTCTCCTGAAAAATATCTGTTCCAACTTGATTTTTACCGATAGTACTAATAAGAATTGTGATTAATTGTAAACAATTAAAAGGTAAAATAGCCTTTACTATAAGGGACAAAATTTATGATTGAAAAGAAACAGGAATACTTATGTGATTTTCACGGTAAATTCAGAAAATATCATTAATTTTGCTACCTCAATTATGGCTAGTTTTTCAGGATATTTACCTTATGCATTTGCATTGATTATTGCAATCCCTTTTCTGGTATTGCTGAGACAATTCGTATTTACCTATATCAGGCTTAAAGAACAGGAAATCAAACTCCTTACCGTAAAGTCCAATACCGGCAACAAAACACAGTCGTATGAGAGAATGACGCTTTTTATGGAAAGGTTGAAACCTTCCCATCTTATTCAGCGTTTTGATAAAGACCTTGCCGTTCATGAGTTTATTTTTCTTACTGAAAAAAACATTAACGAAGAATTTGACTATAATGCTTCCCAGCAACTTTATATCACCAAAAATTCATGGAAGAATATTGTTGATTCCAAAAATGCAATCATAGAACTGCTTCACAAAACTTATAGTGAAATAAGCGGTAATGCTACATTGGACGAGTTCAAGACCATTTTTATCATGAATTTTATAAATGGAGAAGATTATATCTCTGCAACAATAGAAGACCTGAGAAGAGAAATTTTAATAATAACATAATTCAAAAATAAATTAAATTAAATAATGATTCCAAATTTTAAAGCACATCCATGGCACGGTATTTCTGCAGGAGAAGATGCGCCAAATGTTGTCAATGTTTTCGTGGAGATCGTTCCGTCAGATACCATTAAATATGAAGTAGATAAAGAAACAGGATTTTTGAAAGTAGACAGGCCTCAGAAATTCTCCAACATCATTCCCGCGTTATACGGTTTTGTACCAAGAACATACTGCGATACTGCTGTGATGAATTTAGCAGTGGAAAGAGGTGCGAACGATGTTACTATGGGAGATCACGACCCGCTTGACATCTGTGTTTTAAGCTCTCACAATATCCATGCAGGAGGACTTTTGATGGAAGCTATTCCAATCGGTGGATTTAAAATGATCGACGGAGGAGAAGCGGATGAT
This region includes:
- a CDS encoding inorganic pyrophosphatase, whose amino-acid sequence is MIPNFKAHPWHGISAGEDAPNVVNVFVEIVPSDTIKYEVDKETGFLKVDRPQKFSNIIPALYGFVPRTYCDTAVMNLAVERGANDVTMGDHDPLDICVLSSHNIHAGGLLMEAIPIGGFKMIDGGEADDKIVAVMIGDHAFGHFRDISELPEAEVKRLMHYFLTYKNLPDEPAKCRIQEVYGAEHAKKVIKASQEDYANKYGG
- a CDS encoding DUF7935 family protein: MASFSGYLPYAFALIIAIPFLVLLRQFVFTYIRLKEQEIKLLTVKSNTGNKTQSYERMTLFMERLKPSHLIQRFDKDLAVHEFIFLTEKNINEEFDYNASQQLYITKNSWKNIVDSKNAIIELLHKTYSEISGNATLDEFKTIFIMNFINGEDYISATIEDLRREILIIT